GTATTTATTTAGTTTTTTTGTTGAAAAAGCCTCAAAGCAACTAAAATCCTAGAAAAAAAGGAGCCCTTATGGCTAAATATACTGAATTAGCTGAGGACATTCTCAAACACGTTGGTGGTAAAGAAAATATCAATAGCTTGAAACACTGTGTGACACGTTTGCGCTTTGATTTGAAAGATGAGTCTAAAGCAGATGATAACTATCTTAAGAATCGTGATGGTGTCGTTACTGTTGTGAAGGCATGAGGTCAATATCAGGTGGTTATCGGTAACCATGTCCCTGATGTTTATGCGGAGATTCTTCAAGTTGGCGGTCTTCCAGCAGGTGGTAGTCTGGATCTTGATGAAGGTGATGCACCAAAGGGAAATCTCTTTGACCGCTTTGTATCTCTAGTCTCAAGTATTTTCCAACCCTTTCCTTGGGCCTTTGGCTGCAGCAGGGATTATCAAAGGTATATTTGCTATCATGGCAGCATGTGGCTTGTCAGCTACAACGAGTCCTATGTATGTTATCTTGAATGCAGCAGGAGATAGTGTCTTCCAATTCTTGCCAATCTAGATTGCATTAACATCTGCCCGTCGTTTAAAGGTTAATGAGTTTACAGCTTTTGCGATTGCAGGAGCACTTGTTTATCCTGATCTTGCTACACTAGTCACACTGCTCTTCAAAAGGCTGATCAAGGGCATGTTCTAGGAGTAATTCCTTTTGCACTTCCTGCAGGAGGTTACCTTTCAACTGTGATGCCTTCTATCTTAGCAATTTGGGTGGCTTCATACATTCAAAAATTCTTTACCAAGATGACACCAGATGTGATTAAAGTCTTTGTAGTACCTCTTTTTACATTACTCATTACCGTTCTATTAACATTCTTGGTGGTGGGACCAGTTGCCAATACTTTGTCTGATGGATTGACAAATCTTTTCCAAGCAATCATGAACTTCAATCCGATTGTCTTTGGTCTTGTACTTGGTATTTTGTGGCAAGTCTTGGTTATGTTCGGAATGCACTGGGCACTTATTCCTCTTGCAATCTCAGACGTGGCAACAAACGGTAGTTCAAGTATTCTTTCAGCAGCACTTTTGCCATGTTTTACGCAAACAGGTGTATTGGGGGCTATTATGCTTAAGACAAAAGAAGAAAAAGTCCGCACCATCTCTATGCCAGCGTTTGTTTCATCTATTTTTGGGGTTACAGAACCAGCTATCTATGGTGTGACACTGCCAATGAAAACACCATTCTACATTTCATGTGGCGTTTCTGAACTGATGGGAGCTGCCATGATAGCCCTAGATATTAAGATGTATTCAACTGGTGGTCTGGGTGTCTTTGTCTTCCCAAGCCTTATTGGCCAGGACGGTAGCCTACTAAAGTTATCTTTGCGATTCTTATTGCTGTCCTTGGCGGTGTTCTCGCCTTCCTCATCCAACTCTTTGTACGAGTACCAAATCTATAACAGTGGCGGTGAAGTAGCTAAGGCTGAGGGAAAAGCTGATGAAGCTGCACCTGTTCCTAAAGAAATTCAACAAGAAATCATTGCTAGTCCGCTTATCGGGAATATTGTACCGCTTAACCGTGTACCTGACCAAGTCTTTGCATCAGGAGCTATGGGTAAGGGAATTGCTATTGATCCTACTGATGGTGTAGTTGTTGCACCAGCTAAGGCAACCGTTAATTTAGTCTTTCCTACTGGGCATGCTATTGATTTAACAACTGAAAATGGTGCAGAGCTTCTCATCCATATTGGTATGGATACTGTTTCATTTGCTGGTAAAGGTTTCAAGACCTATGTAGAAGCCGGGGATGTCGGAGAAGCAGGCCAAAAACTTATAGAATTTGACCTAGCAACTATCCGAGACGCTAAATTACCAGTCATCACACCGGTCATTGTGACAAACACTACTGACTTCGGTGGTGTCTTAACTACTAAAGAAGCCCGCGTTAACGCTGGTGATTATCTCCTCGCTGCTGTTAAATAAAAATAAATCCGAGAAGCTGATTCTCGGATTTATTTTTATTTGAATTTGTAGTCTTTAATTACTTCGACTGAATTAACAGTTAGATTTTCTTTTGGTTTGTTATTGTCATCAACTTCAAGGTTAGCAATAGTATCAACGACATCCATGCCTTTGATGACTTGTCCAAAGACGGTATATTTCGTATCACCAGCAGGGTAACCACCTTTTTTATAGGCGTCAATGATAGGTTTTGGATAGCCTGCGTTTCCTAGTTGCTTACTTTGGTCATCCTTGTTTTGAACGATGAAGAATTGGCTGCCGTTTGAATCTTTGGCACCTGTATTAGCCATAGCAAGTGCGCCACGAATGTTGTAGAGGAATGGTGTAGGCTCAACAGCGAAACCTTTCTTCCATATAGATTCTCCACCGGTACCATCTCCCTTAGGATCACCACTTTGAATCATGAAGTCCTTGATAACACGGTGGAAGGTAAGACCATCGTAGTACTTATCCTTGGCGTGCTTCAAGAAGTTTTCAGAAGCCTTAGGAGCAAGCGTAGGGAAGAGTTTAACAGTGATATCACCTTTTGAAGTATGGAGGATAACTTCAGCTTCGTCCTTGCCGACTTTGTCTGTCAACTGTGGAAAAGCCTCTTTTCCGGATTTTTGAGCTTTTTCTAATTGTTTAGTGAATATCTTGTTATCCACGTAAGCATCTCCACGAATAGCACGAGAAATATTCTCACGGTAGACAAATCCTAGTCCGGCGATAACAAGTATAATAATTAATGGAATGTACTTTTTAATGTTTTTCATATATAACTCCTTTGGTGCATTATAACTACTATTTTAGCAGAAAAAAACCTCTTGGGAAACGGTTAACAGAGGTATTTAATTATGCTAGAATGGAATTATCAACAATAAATTGAACATGGGACTAGATATAGGGAGAGGTTGCCTCAAGGTGTAAAGTGAGGTCAGCCTTTTTTAAGGGACATTTGCACCAACCTTGATCGGAGATAGTTGTCTAAATCCTTACTATAGAAAACTTCACTAATTTGAAGGAATGTCTTGTTTAGATTTCTTGAAAAAAAGGAGATCTTTATGTCAACTAAAGCAGAATGAGCTGAACTCTTTGAGTCGGTACATGGGCGTAAACCTATCCCCCAAGAATTTTTGGACGCTAAAGCAGCTGACTTTGACACTAGCGCTTTGACTGCTCAAGTAGCATCTGTACAAGAACCAGCTAATGAACCTGTCGCTGAAGAAGTGCCAGCAGAACAAGCTGATGTTGCTGAAACAGCTGAAGGTGCTGTCACAGAACAAGCAAGCAGTGAATCACCATTTGGAACGGCAGCCTTCTCAGAAGCGCCTGCGCAACAACTAACACCACAATTTGATTCAAGCATGTTTGAAAAGGCATCTATCCCTACAGCTTAAGGATTCGGAACTGTAACTAATTCAGTAGATAGCTCAGCGGATAAACCACTCTTCAACCTTATCTTGCCAATCGTTGCAATTGCTCTTGCAGTAATCTTTTCCATCTTGGCATGGTTTGTCAGTCCTACTTGGCTCTTCATCATTTTGACTGTCCTTACAGTTACTGTAGCAGTCGTTTCGCTTGTCTTCAGCCTTAAATCAAGCAAGAAATTGCTCTCGATCATCGCAACAGGTGTTGCTGG
This region of Streptococcus thermophilus genomic DNA includes:
- a CDS encoding peptidylprolyl isomerase, translated to MKNIKKYIPLIIILVIAGLGFVYRENISRAIRGDAYVDNKIFTKQLEKAQKSGKEAFPQLTDKVGKDEAEVILHTSKGDITVKLFPTLAPKASENFLKHAKDKYYDGLTFHRVIKDFMIQSGDPKGDGTGGESIWKKGFAVEPTPFLYNIRGALAMANTGAKDSNGSQFFIVQNKDDQSKQLGNAGYPKPIIDAYKKGGYPAGDTKYTVFGQVIKGMDVVDTIANLEVDDNNKPKENLTVNSVEVIKDYKFK